The following coding sequences are from one Streptomyces venezuelae window:
- a CDS encoding SRPBCC family protein, which translates to MEHEVFVPVSAERLRQVLADPERVAGAVPGLQRDEGGEGETAGPLSGRLKVRVDGHSITYRGSARTEARKDGTYALEAEGEEVRGSGTVKFTLTVRLEPVPEGTNLVFGGSATADGRITEGSPQAVESAVRRLLDRFAEALGAGAPPDTAPEEPEAPPTHTVTVFQAEVPPPSLDPLSDVDDDLDGVDDLDDVDDDGINLDDTNVLDDVDDIEDLETIEDLEDLETIGVPPAEAAHARRTMIGRSAEEVDHAPPRGRYAPAPAPESLAASATLRWAAPAAALALASAIVVGRALRRRR; encoded by the coding sequence ATGGAGCATGAGGTGTTCGTCCCGGTCTCCGCAGAGCGGCTCCGGCAGGTCCTCGCCGACCCCGAGAGGGTCGCCGGGGCGGTGCCCGGACTCCAGCGCGACGAAGGGGGCGAGGGGGAGACGGCGGGGCCGCTCTCCGGGCGCCTGAAAGTCCGCGTCGACGGGCACTCGATCACCTACCGCGGCTCGGCGCGTACCGAAGCCCGCAAGGACGGGACGTACGCGCTGGAGGCAGAGGGCGAGGAGGTGCGCGGCTCCGGCACCGTGAAGTTCACGCTGACCGTGCGGCTCGAACCGGTCCCCGAGGGCACGAACCTCGTGTTCGGCGGGAGCGCGACCGCCGACGGGCGGATCACCGAGGGTTCTCCACAGGCCGTGGAGTCCGCGGTGCGCCGGCTCCTGGACCGGTTCGCCGAGGCGCTCGGCGCGGGGGCGCCGCCCGACACGGCGCCCGAGGAGCCGGAGGCACCCCCGACCCACACGGTGACCGTGTTCCAGGCCGAGGTGCCGCCGCCGTCCCTCGACCCGCTGAGCGACGTCGACGACGACCTCGACGGTGTGGACGACCTCGACGACGTGGACGACGACGGCATCAACCTCGACGACACGAACGTTCTGGACGACGTCGACGACATCGAGGACCTGGAGACCATCGAGGACCTGGAGGACCTGGAGACCATCGGCGTACCGCCCGCCGAGGCCGCCCACGCCCGCCGCACCATGATCGGCCGCAGCGCCGAAGAGGTCGACCACGCCCCGCCCCGCGGCCGGTACGCGCCCGCGCCCGCCCCCGAGTCCCTCGCCGCCAGCGCCACGCTCCGCTGGGCCGCGCCCGCCGCGGCCCTCGCCCTCGCCTCGGCGATCGTCGTCGGCCGGGCCCTGCGCCGTCGCCGGTGA
- a CDS encoding aldose 1-epimerase, whose protein sequence is MSTEDVTLTAGDAEVTVQPGNGCRIGSLRVGGVELLRQGKKYGCFPMVPWCGRIADGRFRDGAAVHQMPLNSPPHAIHGFARDAEWRTARTSKTEAVFTYDLTDPWPYPGRVTQIVELTEDGLTLRMGVETYGDSFPAQAGWHPWFNRVLEDGGEPVRIDFDAAWQEERGDDHLPTGRRVEVRPGPWDDCFGMPDGVDVTLTWPGRIAVNVKSREPWVVVYDEQDAAVCVEPQTGPPNGLNTDPRLVTPIEPLETATTWTWRRL, encoded by the coding sequence GTGAGTACCGAAGACGTGACCCTCACCGCGGGCGACGCGGAAGTGACGGTGCAGCCGGGCAACGGCTGCCGCATCGGAAGTCTGCGCGTCGGCGGCGTCGAGCTGCTGCGCCAGGGGAAGAAGTACGGCTGCTTCCCGATGGTGCCCTGGTGCGGCCGGATCGCCGACGGACGGTTCCGCGACGGCGCCGCCGTCCACCAGATGCCGCTGAACTCCCCGCCCCACGCCATCCACGGCTTCGCGCGCGACGCCGAGTGGCGCACGGCCAGGACGTCGAAGACCGAGGCGGTCTTCACGTACGACCTGACCGACCCCTGGCCCTACCCGGGCCGCGTCACCCAGATCGTGGAGCTCACCGAGGACGGCCTGACGCTGCGGATGGGCGTCGAGACGTACGGCGACTCGTTCCCCGCGCAGGCCGGCTGGCACCCCTGGTTCAACCGGGTCCTGGAAGACGGCGGTGAGCCCGTCCGCATCGACTTCGACGCCGCCTGGCAGGAGGAGCGCGGCGACGACCACCTGCCCACCGGCCGCCGCGTCGAGGTACGGCCGGGCCCCTGGGACGACTGCTTCGGCATGCCCGACGGCGTCGACGTGACCCTGACCTGGCCCGGCCGGATCGCCGTGAACGTCAAGAGCCGCGAGCCGTGGGTCGTCGTCTACGACGAGCAGGACGCCGCGGTCTGCGTGGAGCCCCAGACGGGCCCGCCCAACGGCCTCAACACCGACCCGCGCCTGGTCACGCCCATCGAGCCGCTGGAGACGGCGACGACCTGGACCTGGCGTCGGCTTTAA
- the pyrE gene encoding orotate phosphoribosyltransferase: MTDVRGELLQQIKDKAVVHGKVTLSSGLEADYYIDLRRITLDGEAAPLVGQVLLDLTADLDFDAVGGLTMGADPVAGAMLHASAARGKRLDAFVVRKAAKAHGMQRRVEGPDIKGRRVLVVEDTSTTGGSPLTAVEAVREAGAEVVGVATIVDRATGAGEKITEGAGVPYLFAYSKDDLGLD, from the coding sequence ATGACTGACGTACGCGGCGAGCTGCTGCAGCAGATCAAGGACAAGGCCGTCGTGCACGGCAAGGTGACGCTCTCCTCCGGCCTGGAGGCCGACTACTACATCGACCTCCGCCGGATCACCCTCGACGGCGAGGCCGCCCCCCTGGTCGGCCAGGTCCTCCTCGACCTCACCGCCGACCTGGACTTCGACGCCGTGGGCGGTCTGACCATGGGCGCCGACCCGGTCGCCGGCGCGATGCTGCACGCGTCCGCCGCCCGCGGCAAGCGCCTGGACGCGTTCGTCGTCCGCAAGGCCGCCAAGGCGCACGGCATGCAGCGCCGCGTCGAGGGCCCCGACATCAAGGGCCGCCGCGTCCTGGTCGTCGAGGACACCTCCACCACCGGCGGCTCGCCGCTGACCGCCGTCGAGGCCGTCCGCGAGGCGGGCGCCGAGGTCGTCGGCGTCGCCACCATCGTGGACCGGGCCACCGGCGCCGGCGAGAAGATCACCGAGGGCGCGGGCGTGCCCTACCTCTTCGCGTACTCGAAGGACGACCTCGGCCTGGACTGA
- the fbaA gene encoding class II fructose-bisphosphate aldolase, whose amino-acid sequence MPIATPEVYAEMLDRAKAGKFAYPAINVTSSQTLHAALRGFAEAESDGIIQISTGGAEFLGGQHNKDMVTGAVALAEFAHIVAAKYDITVALHTDHCPKDKLDGYVRPLLDVSAERVKAGRNPLFQSHMWDGSAETLADNLAIGQELLAKAAAAKIILEVEITPTGGEEDGVTHEINDELYTTVDDALRTAEALGLGEKGRYLLAASFGNVHGVYKPGNVVLRPELLKDLQEGVAAKYGKQSPFDFVFHGGSGSTAEEIATALENGVVKMNLDTDTQYAFTRPVADHMFKNYDGVLKVDGEVGSKKTYDPRTWGKAAEAGMAKRVTEACANLRSTGTKLK is encoded by the coding sequence ATGCCCATCGCAACCCCCGAGGTCTACGCCGAGATGCTCGACCGGGCGAAGGCAGGCAAGTTCGCCTACCCGGCGATCAACGTGACGTCCTCGCAGACCCTGCACGCGGCCCTGCGCGGCTTCGCCGAGGCCGAGAGCGACGGCATCATCCAGATCTCCACCGGTGGTGCGGAGTTCCTGGGCGGCCAGCACAACAAGGACATGGTGACCGGCGCGGTCGCCCTCGCCGAGTTCGCGCACATCGTCGCCGCGAAGTACGACATCACGGTCGCGCTGCACACCGACCACTGCCCCAAGGACAAGCTCGACGGGTACGTCCGCCCGCTGCTCGACGTCTCCGCCGAGCGCGTCAAGGCCGGCCGGAACCCGCTGTTCCAGTCGCACATGTGGGACGGTTCCGCCGAGACCCTCGCCGACAACCTGGCCATCGGCCAGGAGCTGCTCGCGAAGGCCGCCGCCGCGAAGATCATCCTTGAGGTCGAGATCACCCCGACCGGCGGCGAGGAGGACGGCGTCACGCACGAGATCAACGACGAGCTGTACACGACGGTCGACGACGCGCTGCGTACGGCGGAGGCCCTCGGCCTCGGCGAGAAGGGCCGCTACCTGCTCGCCGCGTCCTTCGGCAACGTCCACGGCGTCTACAAGCCGGGCAACGTCGTCCTGCGCCCCGAGCTCCTCAAGGACCTCCAGGAGGGCGTCGCCGCGAAGTACGGCAAGCAGTCGCCCTTCGACTTCGTGTTCCACGGCGGCTCCGGCTCCACCGCCGAGGAGATCGCCACGGCGCTGGAGAACGGCGTCGTGAAGATGAACCTCGACACGGACACGCAGTACGCGTTCACGCGTCCCGTCGCGGACCACATGTTCAAGAACTACGACGGTGTCCTGAAGGTCGACGGCGAGGTCGGCTCGAAGAAGACGTACGACCCGCGCACCTGGGGCAAGGCCGCCGAGGCGGGCATGGCCAAGCGTGTCACCGAGGCGTGCGCGAACCTGCGCTCCACGGGTACGAAGCTGAAGTAG
- a CDS encoding DUF3151 domain-containing protein, whose protein sequence is MAIHKDLLGGPPPTHLPDDPEPRELLANGAAPADVAAKYPTSSLAWAQLADEAYERGSVVESYAYARTGYHRGLDALRRSGWKGHGPVPWEHEPNRGFLRALHALARAAQSIGEQEEYERCAGFLRDSSETAAKTLG, encoded by the coding sequence ATGGCCATTCACAAGGATCTGCTCGGGGGACCGCCCCCGACCCACCTGCCCGACGACCCCGAGCCGCGCGAGCTGCTCGCGAACGGTGCGGCGCCCGCCGACGTCGCCGCGAAGTACCCGACGTCCTCGCTCGCCTGGGCGCAGCTCGCCGACGAGGCGTATGAGCGCGGCAGCGTCGTCGAGTCGTACGCGTACGCCCGTACGGGCTACCACCGCGGGCTCGACGCCCTGCGCCGCAGCGGCTGGAAGGGCCACGGCCCGGTGCCGTGGGAGCACGAGCCCAACCGCGGCTTCCTCCGCGCGCTGCACGCGTTGGCGCGGGCGGCGCAGTCGATCGGCGAGCAGGAGGAGTACGAGCGCTGCGCGGGCTTCCTGCGTGACTCGTCGGAGACGGCGGCGAAGACGCTCGGCTGA
- a CDS encoding NADH:flavin oxidoreductase — translation MTATDTATSRAARLLGRPFDINGLSLRNRIAMAPMTREFSPDGVPGADVAEYYARRAAGGVGLIVTEGTYVDHDSAGGSHRVPRFHGEAALAGWRRVAEAVHAAGGRIVPQLWHIGTDRDQGQGPVPAAPSVGPSGLGLDGDTKGHTMTGADIDDVIKAFADSAAAAERIGFDGVELHGAHGYLIDQFLWSRTNRRTDGYGGDLASRTRFAAEIVEAVRAAVSPSFPVIFRLSQWKAYAFDAKLATDPAELEALLAPLSAAGVDAFHASTRRYWLPEFEGDDLNLAGWVKKLTGKATLSVGSVGLDKEFVGPQGFAKESASTGIDLLLDRMERDEFDVIAVGRALIADPEWANKALTDRLDEVTPYDAGMLRRLA, via the coding sequence ATGACTGCCACGGATACCGCCACCTCGCGCGCCGCCCGCCTCCTCGGCCGCCCCTTCGACATCAACGGCCTCAGCCTGCGCAACCGCATCGCCATGGCCCCCATGACCCGTGAGTTCTCCCCGGACGGCGTGCCCGGCGCCGACGTCGCCGAGTACTACGCGCGCCGTGCGGCGGGCGGCGTCGGCCTGATCGTCACCGAGGGCACGTACGTCGACCACGACTCGGCGGGCGGCAGCCACCGCGTCCCCCGCTTCCACGGCGAGGCCGCGCTCGCGGGCTGGCGGCGCGTCGCCGAGGCGGTGCACGCGGCGGGCGGCAGGATCGTCCCGCAGCTGTGGCACATCGGCACGGACCGCGACCAGGGCCAGGGCCCGGTCCCCGCCGCCCCCTCGGTGGGCCCCTCCGGCCTCGGCCTGGACGGCGACACCAAGGGCCACACGATGACCGGCGCCGACATCGACGACGTCATCAAGGCCTTCGCGGACAGTGCGGCCGCCGCCGAGCGCATCGGCTTCGACGGCGTCGAACTCCACGGCGCACACGGCTACTTGATCGACCAGTTCCTCTGGAGCCGCACGAATCGACGCACCGACGGCTACGGCGGCGACCTCGCGTCCCGCACCCGTTTCGCCGCAGAGATCGTCGAAGCGGTGCGCGCCGCGGTGTCCCCGTCCTTCCCCGTGATCTTCCGGCTCTCGCAGTGGAAGGCGTACGCGTTCGACGCGAAGCTCGCCACGGACCCGGCGGAGCTTGAGGCGCTGCTCGCCCCGCTCTCCGCCGCGGGCGTCGACGCGTTCCACGCCTCCACGCGACGCTACTGGCTCCCCGAGTTCGAGGGCGACGACCTGAACCTCGCGGGCTGGGTCAAGAAGCTCACCGGCAAGGCCACGCTGTCGGTCGGCTCGGTCGGCCTCGACAAGGAGTTCGTCGGCCCGCAGGGCTTCGCCAAGGAGTCCGCGTCGACGGGCATCGATCTGCTCCTCGACCGCATGGAGCGGGACGAGTTCGACGTCATCGCGGTGGGCCGCGCCCTGATCGCGGACCCGGAGTGGGCGAACAAGGCGCTGACGGACCGCCTGGACGAGGTGACCCCCTACGACGCGGGGATGCTGCGCAGGCTGGCCTGA
- a CDS encoding CGNR zinc finger domain-containing protein has product MNWPATERLGLTPAPGGLALVQDLLNTAPADRPDSVDLLADGALDRAQGWADPAVRGWGAGTGRGDVRLTLSADDLPKLRCLRDQVRRALAAGDCGGEAVRFTSAPVVVGLAGDGTLTLEPEGAGARWLASAVLAEGLLAQASGTWRRLKICRNTACSAAFYDRSRNNSGVWHSVRGCGNAAHLRACRERRRGHAGAESGAEESGVTV; this is encoded by the coding sequence ATGAACTGGCCCGCGACCGAGCGTCTCGGTCTGACCCCCGCGCCCGGCGGTCTCGCCCTTGTCCAGGACCTCCTGAACACCGCGCCCGCCGACCGCCCCGACTCCGTCGACCTGCTCGCCGACGGAGCGCTCGACCGCGCCCAGGGGTGGGCCGACCCGGCCGTGCGCGGCTGGGGGGCCGGGACGGGGCGGGGTGACGTGCGCCTGACGCTGTCGGCGGACGACCTGCCGAAGCTGCGCTGCCTGCGCGACCAGGTGCGGCGCGCGCTCGCCGCGGGCGACTGCGGCGGGGAAGCCGTGCGGTTCACCTCGGCGCCGGTCGTCGTCGGGCTCGCGGGCGACGGCACCCTCACCCTGGAGCCGGAGGGTGCGGGCGCGCGCTGGCTGGCCTCCGCCGTGCTCGCCGAGGGGCTGCTCGCCCAGGCGTCCGGCACCTGGCGCCGCCTGAAGATCTGCCGCAACACGGCCTGTTCCGCCGCGTTCTACGACCGCTCGCGCAACAACAGCGGCGTCTGGCACTCGGTCCGCGGCTGCGGGAACGCCGCCCATCTGCGCGCCTGCCGGGAGCGGCGCCGCGGTCACGCGGGCGCGGAGTCAGGGGCCGAGGAAAGTGGTGTCACCGTTTAG
- a CDS encoding tryptophan 2,3-dioxygenase family protein, with protein MSPKTHEAAPEERAASPAEHAASTEAGEVESPNLDFAGTTPYEDYVQADVLTHLQHLRSDDPGEMVFLVTTQVMELWFTVIVHEWETAAHALRRDDIPTAQNALKRSLRELEALNASWRPLAQLTPAQFNSYRGALGEGSGFQSAMYRRMEFLLGDKSASMLVPHRGAPRVHAELEKALHEPSLYDEVLGLLARRGHAIPASVLERDLTKRYDPSPEVEAVWTELYSGDEHADLARLGETLTDVAELVWRWRNDHLVATRRAMGSKTGTGGSAGVAWLEKRATKNVFPELWTARSHV; from the coding sequence ATGTCCCCCAAGACGCATGAGGCAGCCCCCGAGGAGCGCGCGGCGTCCCCGGCGGAGCACGCGGCGTCCACCGAGGCAGGCGAGGTGGAGAGCCCGAACCTCGACTTCGCGGGCACCACCCCGTACGAGGACTACGTGCAGGCGGACGTCCTCACCCATCTGCAGCACCTGCGCTCGGACGACCCCGGCGAGATGGTCTTCCTGGTCACCACCCAGGTCATGGAGCTGTGGTTCACGGTGATCGTCCACGAGTGGGAGACCGCGGCGCACGCCCTGCGCCGCGACGACATCCCCACCGCACAGAACGCGCTCAAGCGCAGCCTGCGCGAGCTGGAGGCCCTGAACGCCTCCTGGCGCCCGCTCGCCCAGCTCACGCCCGCCCAGTTCAACTCGTACCGCGGCGCCCTCGGCGAGGGGTCGGGCTTCCAGTCCGCGATGTACCGCCGCATGGAGTTCCTGCTCGGCGACAAGTCCGCGTCGATGCTCGTCCCGCACCGCGGCGCGCCCCGCGTCCACGCGGAGCTGGAGAAGGCGCTGCACGAGCCGAGCCTGTACGACGAGGTGCTCGGCCTCCTCGCCCGCCGCGGCCACGCGATACCCGCGTCCGTCCTGGAGCGCGACCTGACCAAGCGCTACGACCCGTCGCCGGAGGTCGAGGCCGTCTGGACCGAGCTCTACTCCGGTGACGAGCACGCCGACCTGGCGCGGCTCGGCGAGACGCTCACGGACGTCGCCGAGCTGGTCTGGCGCTGGCGCAACGACCACCTCGTCGCCACCCGCCGCGCCATGGGTTCCAAGACGGGCACGGGCGGCTCGGCGGGCGTGGCGTGGCTGGAGAAGCGCGCCACGAAGAACGTGTTCCCCGAGCTGTGGACTGCGAGGAGCCATGTCTGA
- the kynU gene encoding kynureninase: protein MSDVRDQLRAEAAVRDGKDELAAKRKEFVLDETVYLDGNSLGALPANVPGRLAEVMTHEWGRLRIRSWDESGWWTAPERIGDRIAPLVGAAPGQIVVGDSTSVNVFKALVAAVRIAREPDSSSALSGGRDEIVVDATTFPTDGYIAESAARLTGCRLIPVAPADVPGVLGDRTAAVLLNHADYRTGRLHDLPGLTAAVHAAGALVVWDLCHTAGALPVGLDEHGVDLAVGCTYKYLNGGPGSPAYLYVREALQPRFDSPLPGWNSHAEPFGMRPGFEPADGALRGRVGTPDILSMLALEASLDAWDGVSIDAVRAKSLALTDFFLRCVGAYVPTGRVESLTPAAHAERGSQVALRCEGAGDVMKRLVEQGVVGDFRAPDVLRFGFTPLYVSFADAERAAHVLARTLA, encoded by the coding sequence ATGTCTGACGTGCGCGATCAGCTGCGGGCCGAGGCGGCGGTACGGGACGGCAAGGACGAACTCGCCGCCAAGCGCAAGGAGTTCGTGCTCGACGAGACGGTGTACCTGGACGGCAACTCGCTGGGCGCCCTGCCCGCGAACGTCCCGGGCCGCCTCGCCGAGGTCATGACCCACGAGTGGGGCAGGCTCCGCATCCGTTCCTGGGACGAGAGCGGCTGGTGGACGGCGCCCGAGCGCATCGGCGACCGCATCGCGCCGCTCGTCGGCGCGGCCCCCGGCCAGATCGTCGTCGGCGACTCCACCAGCGTCAACGTGTTCAAGGCGCTGGTGGCCGCCGTCCGCATCGCGCGGGAACCCGACAGCTCTTCCGCCCTGTCCGGGGGGCGCGACGAGATCGTCGTCGACGCCACGACGTTCCCCACGGACGGGTACATCGCGGAGTCGGCGGCCCGCCTCACCGGCTGCCGTCTGATCCCGGTGGCGCCCGCCGACGTCCCGGGTGTCCTGGGCGACCGCACCGCCGCCGTCCTGCTCAACCACGCCGACTACCGCACCGGCCGCCTGCACGACCTGCCGGGCCTCACGGCGGCCGTCCACGCGGCGGGTGCCCTCGTCGTCTGGGACCTGTGCCACACGGCGGGCGCCCTCCCCGTCGGCCTGGACGAACACGGCGTGGACCTCGCGGTGGGCTGCACCTACAAGTACCTGAACGGCGGCCCGGGTTCGCCCGCGTACCTCTACGTGCGCGAAGCCCTTCAGCCCCGCTTCGACTCGCCGCTGCCCGGCTGGAACTCGCACGCCGAACCCTTCGGTATGCGGCCCGGGTTCGAGCCTGCGGACGGCGCGCTGCGCGGCCGTGTCGGCACGCCGGACATCCTGTCGATGCTCGCCCTGGAGGCGTCCCTCGACGCCTGGGACGGCGTGTCCATCGACGCGGTCCGCGCCAAGTCCCTCGCCCTGACGGACTTCTTCCTGCGGTGCGTCGGGGCGTACGTGCCGACGGGCCGCGTCGAGTCCCTCACCCCGGCCGCACACGCCGAGCGCGGCAGCCAGGTCGCGCTGCGCTGCGAGGGGGCGGGTGATGTCATGAAGCGGCTCGTCGAGCAGGGCGTGGTGGGGGACTTCCGCGCGCCGGACGTGCTGCGGTTCGGATTCACGCCGCTGTACGTCTCCTTCGCCGACGCCGAGCGGGCGGCTCATGTCCTCGCGCGCACGCTGGCCTGA
- a CDS encoding alpha/beta hydrolase family protein yields MTDDAAVARDAAEAEAAFSHPAVKPDATVAYGDHPDQVVDLYAPRGDTPRPAPLVVVLHGGAWRAPYDRQHVTPFADFLARRGFAVANIEYRRGSPIPAQGGKSPVAGRWPETFDDVAAAFDALPALVRDALPSADPRRTVVTGHSAGGHLALWVAARHLLPADAPWRTDRPAPLRGVVALAPIADFRTAEALEVCGGASAQLLGGAARFEERLPYADPAALLPTGIATTVVQGRTDIVVPQAVSEAYADAAAQAGEVVGLTLLEDVGHFPLIDPAADACAVVAEEIAQLAF; encoded by the coding sequence ATGACGGACGACGCCGCCGTGGCCCGCGATGCCGCCGAGGCCGAAGCCGCCTTCTCGCATCCCGCCGTGAAGCCGGACGCCACCGTCGCGTACGGCGATCACCCCGACCAGGTCGTGGACCTCTACGCCCCCCGGGGCGACACACCGCGCCCCGCCCCCCTCGTCGTCGTCCTGCACGGCGGCGCCTGGCGTGCGCCCTACGACCGGCAGCACGTCACCCCCTTCGCCGACTTCCTGGCCCGCCGCGGCTTCGCGGTGGCCAACATCGAGTACCGCAGGGGCAGCCCGATCCCCGCCCAGGGCGGCAAGAGCCCCGTCGCCGGGCGCTGGCCGGAGACCTTCGACGACGTGGCCGCCGCGTTCGACGCGCTCCCGGCGCTCGTACGGGACGCGCTGCCGTCGGCCGACCCGCGCCGCACCGTCGTGACCGGGCACTCCGCCGGCGGGCACCTCGCCCTGTGGGTGGCCGCGCGCCACCTGCTGCCCGCCGACGCGCCCTGGCGCACCGACCGGCCCGCCCCGCTGCGCGGCGTCGTCGCGCTCGCGCCGATCGCGGACTTCCGCACCGCCGAGGCCCTGGAGGTCTGCGGCGGCGCGTCCGCGCAACTCCTGGGCGGCGCGGCCCGCTTCGAGGAGCGGCTGCCGTACGCCGATCCGGCCGCGCTGCTCCCCACCGGCATCGCCACGACCGTCGTGCAGGGCCGCACCGACATCGTCGTGCCGCAGGCCGTGTCCGAGGCGTACGCCGACGCGGCTGCCCAGGCGGGCGAGGTCGTGGGCCTGACGCTCCTGGAGGACGTGGGGCACTTCCCGCTGATCGACCCGGCGGCGGACGCGTGCGCGGTCGTCGCGGAGGAGATCGCGCAACTCGCGTTCTGA
- a CDS encoding alpha/beta hydrolase — MRFRAGRLRRTLLSFGVAAAVVVPLSGAARPEIPAPAPASLGRVTAATLPGAYAANRANATEAAAQAARYGAKDRAAALRAMASPHRQFLAFDGRGTGRTAEVFGDLADADRVAVLVPGSDTSLDSYGRLRSGALALRAELDRHAAPGRGTAVVAWLGYETPGTVSPAVLTTGRADGAAPALRSFVGELHGINAHARVSLLCHSYGSVVCASAATGPRVLDVADIALYGSPGTGVDRAADLHTRARIWAGRGSGDWIADVPHTSADVFGTTVGFGTDPVSDGFGARVFAAGGGGHSDYLEPGSVPLGNLARIVRGDATEVTHA; from the coding sequence ATGAGGTTCCGGGCCGGGCGGCTGCGCCGCACCCTGCTGTCCTTCGGTGTCGCCGCCGCCGTGGTGGTCCCGCTGTCGGGCGCCGCCCGCCCGGAGATCCCGGCCCCCGCCCCCGCCTCCCTCGGCCGCGTCACGGCGGCGACCCTCCCCGGCGCGTACGCGGCGAACCGGGCCAACGCCACGGAGGCTGCGGCCCAGGCGGCGCGGTACGGCGCGAAGGACCGGGCCGCGGCCCTGCGCGCCATGGCCTCCCCGCACCGGCAGTTCCTCGCCTTCGACGGACGCGGCACCGGCCGCACCGCCGAGGTGTTCGGCGACCTGGCGGACGCGGACCGCGTCGCCGTCCTCGTACCCGGGTCGGACACGTCCCTCGACTCGTACGGCAGGCTGCGCTCCGGCGCCCTGGCGCTGCGCGCCGAGCTCGACCGGCACGCGGCACCCGGACGGGGCACGGCGGTCGTGGCCTGGCTCGGGTACGAGACGCCGGGCACCGTCAGCCCCGCCGTCCTCACCACGGGCCGCGCGGACGGCGCCGCGCCCGCCCTGCGCTCCTTCGTCGGCGAGCTCCACGGAATCAACGCCCACGCGCGCGTGTCCCTGCTCTGCCACTCGTACGGCTCGGTGGTGTGCGCCAGTGCCGCGACGGGCCCGCGCGTCCTGGACGTCGCCGACATCGCGCTCTACGGCAGCCCCGGCACCGGCGTCGACCGGGCCGCCGACCTGCACACCCGGGCCCGGATCTGGGCGGGGCGCGGCTCCGGCGACTGGATCGCCGACGTGCCGCACACCAGCGCCGACGTCTTCGGCACGACCGTCGGCTTCGGTACCGACCCGGTCTCCGACGGCTTCGGCGCCCGCGTCTTCGCGGCGGGCGGCGGCGGCCACAGCGACTACCTGGAGCCGGGCTCGGTCCCGCTCGGCAATCTCGCACGCATCGTGCGCGGCGACGCGACGGAGGTCACTCATGCGTGA
- a CDS encoding acyltransferase family protein: MREHRLSALVRRVDAATPPGRDRAVDALRALAILGVVGGHWLVTALVPDGGTLHTASPLSGMPWLAPISWVFQTLAVFFLVGGFVAAKGYAAARERGTGYRAWLAARLGRLFGPVAAVLALWTAATAGLLLSGADPATVHTLVKPALSPLWFLLVYAALTAATPLVRRLNPLWPLAVVLHVDLVRFGFGGPAWLGWMNVAAGWLVPYTLGAAWSRGELTRNAGRVLLVGGAAATAGLVLWAGYPASMVGVPGATVSNLDPPTLAAVAFGVAQCGLAVLLREPLGWWLRRPAAWTAVAVVNLSAMTIFLWHQTAMMAVTALGLPAGSPLPGLHTAPDGFGWVLARVAWLPVFGLGLAVCWSAFHTYERGGRSPASAVRGRRGGRGAAGETVRRA; the protein is encoded by the coding sequence ATGCGTGAGCACCGCCTGTCCGCCCTCGTCCGGCGTGTGGACGCCGCCACACCGCCCGGCAGGGACCGCGCCGTCGACGCCCTGCGGGCCCTCGCCATTCTCGGCGTGGTGGGCGGCCACTGGCTGGTCACCGCCCTGGTCCCGGACGGCGGCACGCTGCACACGGCGAGCCCGCTGAGCGGCATGCCGTGGCTCGCCCCGATCTCCTGGGTGTTCCAGACGCTGGCCGTGTTCTTCCTGGTGGGCGGGTTCGTGGCGGCGAAGGGTTACGCGGCGGCGCGCGAGCGCGGCACCGGGTACCGCGCGTGGCTCGCCGCCCGGCTCGGCCGACTCTTCGGGCCGGTCGCCGCCGTCCTCGCGCTGTGGACGGCGGCCACCGCGGGTCTGCTCCTCTCGGGCGCGGACCCGGCCACCGTCCACACGCTGGTCAAGCCGGCGCTCTCGCCCCTGTGGTTCCTGCTGGTCTACGCGGCGCTCACCGCCGCCACGCCGCTGGTGCGGCGGCTCAACCCGCTGTGGCCGCTGGCCGTCGTTCTCCACGTGGACCTGGTGCGGTTCGGTTTCGGCGGCCCCGCCTGGCTGGGCTGGATGAACGTGGCGGCGGGCTGGCTCGTGCCGTACACGCTGGGCGCGGCCTGGTCGCGGGGCGAGCTGACGCGGAACGCGGGGCGGGTGCTGCTGGTGGGCGGGGCGGCGGCCACCGCGGGGCTCGTCCTGTGGGCCGGCTATCCGGCCTCGATGGTCGGCGTGCCGGGCGCCACGGTGTCGAACCTCGACCCGCCGACCCTGGCCGCCGTCGCCTTCGGCGTCGCCCAGTGCGGCCTGGCGGTGCTGCTGCGGGAGCCCCTCGGATGGTGGCTGCGCAGGCCCGCGGCGTGGACGGCGGTGGCCGTCGTGAACCTGTCCGCGATGACGATATTCCTCTGGCACCAGACGGCAATGATGGCGGTCACCGCGCTCGGCCTGCCGGCCGGGAGTCCGCTGCCCGGCCTGCACACGGCGCCGGACGGATTCGGCTGGGTCCTGGCCCGCGTGGCCTGGTTGCCGGTGTTCGGGCTGGGGCTCGCGGTGTGCTGGTCGGCGTTCCATACGTACGAGAGGGGTGGCCGGAGCCCGGCGTCCGCCGTGCGGGGACGGCGCGGGGGCAGGGGTGCGGCGGGGGAGACGGTGCGGCGTGCCTAG